In Papaver somniferum cultivar HN1 chromosome 1, ASM357369v1, whole genome shotgun sequence, a genomic segment contains:
- the LOC113335728 gene encoding putative receptor-like protein kinase At3g47110 — MSFLLIICIVTFSMNFSPAFQSELTNGNETDRLALLEFHSKLTYDPYGALGSWNNNSDHCSWIGIQCNLESPRRVTSLDLSDHALRFKTSIPPDIGNITFLMTLRLGDNGFYGEIPQQIGRLLRLENLDLSGNYLSGEIPSSLKNCHFLKGLYLTRNYLEEMIPRSLQSLKGIEELNLSHNHLSGPVPEYLKSFPFLEILDLSWNNFEGEVPKEGIFNDTSAFFYDGNFELCGGHPSLQLNSFPRNISKKLMLILILSGALICAIILGFFVKFFSRRRARIKPSSSEYPVSDMLQKVSYKPSSSESPFSDMFHKVSYKELLRATDGFSSKNLAGVGGYGSVYVGILTLSQEITAAVAVKVIDLQKRGALKSFKAECEASRCIRHRNIMKILTSCSSVDFKGNEFKALLYEFMPNGSLQDWLHPTANHRQHWKKNRPFKFIERLNISIDVASALDYLHRQCQTPIAHCDLKPSNILLDEDMNGHLGDFGSAKFLRDIIVNVDCSSSFGIRGSIGYVAPEYGIGTEVSTNGDFYSFGIMLLELFTGKRPTANMFKDGLTLHSFAKTALIADRIIQIVDHTLVLLQNGERKAKFCKALTEIIKLGVTCSIESPKERMEMELVVKELQSIKNVYLS, encoded by the exons ATGAGTTTCCTTCTGATCATCTGTATTGTTACGTTTTCCATGAATTTCTCACCTGCATTTCAGTCTGAATTAACAAACGGAAACGAAACTGATAGATTAGCATTACTTGAGTTCCACAGTAAGCTTACATATGACCCATACGGAGCACTAGGCTCATGGAATAATAATTCCGATCATTGTAGTTGGATAGGAATTCAATGTAATCTTGAGAGTCCAAGAAGGGTTACCAGTTTGGATCTAAGTGATCATGCGTTGAGATTTAAAACATCTATACCTCCGGATATAGGAAATATTACATTCTTAATGACTCTGCGCCTCGGTGACAACGGCTTTTATGGTGAAATTCCCCAACAAATTGGCCGTTTACTCCGGCTTGAAAATCTAGATTTGTCAGGCAATTATTTATCTGGTGAAATTCCAAGCTCCTTGAAGAACTGTCATTTTTTGAAAGGCCTTTATTTAACAAGAAACTATCTTGAAGAGATGATTCCTCGATCGTTACAGAGTTTGAAGGGAATTGAAGAGTTAAACCTTTCACACAATCACTTGTCTGGTCCAGTTCCAGAGTATCTCAAGTCATTTCCCTTCTTGGAGATACTGGACTTGTCGTGGAATAACTTTGAAGGTGAAGTACCAAAAGAAGGGATTTTCAACGACACAAGTGCATTTTTTTATGATGGAAACTTTGAGCTTTGCGGAGGACATCCTTCACTACAGTTAAATAGTTTCCCAAGAAATATTTCTAAGAAACTGATGCTGATTCTAATATTATCTGGAGCTTTAATTTGTGCCATTATCTTGGGTTTCTTCGTCAAATTCTTTTCGAGGAGAAGAGCCAGAATCAAACCTTCTTCTTCTGAATATCCAGTTAGTGATATGCTTCAAAAAGTCTCAtacaaaccttcttcttctgaatctccATTTAGTGATATGTTTCACAAAGTCTCATACAAAGAGCTTCTTAGAGCAACGGATGGATTCTCCTCAAAAAATTTGGCTGGAGTTGGTGGTTACGGTTCTGTTTATGTAGGAATTTTAACGCTGAGCCAGGAGATAACAGCAGCTGTTGCAGTGAAAGTAATAGATCTTCAGAAACGAGGAGCTTTAAAAAGTTTCAAGGCAGAATGTGAAGCGTCGAGATGCATTCGACATCGCAATATTATGAAGATATTGACTTCTTGCTCTAGTGTCGATTTTAAGGGAAATGAGTTCAAAGCTCTACTCTACGAATTCATGCCTAATGGGAGTCTTCAGGACTGGTTGCACCCAACGGCCAATCACAGACAACATTGGAAGAAAAACAGGCCATTTAAATTTATTGAGAGACTTAACATATCCATTGATGTTGCATCTGCATTAGATTATCTTCATCGACAATGCCAAACACCAATAGCTCATTGTGATCTAAAGCCAAGCAATATTTTACTTGACGAGGACATGAATGGCCATCTTGGAGATTTTGGATCAGCTAAGTTTCTTCGTGATATTATCGTGAATGTTGATTGCAGTTCTTCATTCGGGATTAGGGGCTCGATTGGGTATGTTGCTCCAG AGTATGGAATAGGTACAGAGGTCTCTACAAATGGCGACTTTTATAGCTTCGGGATCATGTTGTTAGAGTTGTTTACAGGAAAGAGACCTACAGCCAACATGTTCAAAGATGGCCTTACCCTTCATAGTTTTGCAAAAACCGCTCTTATTGCGGATAGAATTATACAGATCGTTGATCATACACTTGTTCTTCTCCAAAATGGTGAGAGAAAGGCCAAGTTCTGCAAGGCACTGACGGAGATTATCAAACTTGGAGTTACATGTTCTATTGAGTCTCCAAAAGAACGGATGGAAATGGAACTGGTCGTAAAAGAGCTGCAGTCAATAAAGAATGTGTATCTCTCTTGA